One genomic segment of Scomber japonicus isolate fScoJap1 chromosome 23, fScoJap1.pri, whole genome shotgun sequence includes these proteins:
- the phlda1 gene encoding pleckstrin homology-like domain family A member 1, translating to MLENGRKVFKEGLLEKRSDGLLQLWKKKHCVLTEDGVLLLPPKQHDHPQHHPSHHGGGDTGKVKELHFANMKTVDCVERKGKYVYFTVVMTEGKEIDFRCPQDEGWNAEITLQMVQYKNRQAILAVKSTRQKQQLLVVQMPGQKMIRSSPNVA from the coding sequence ATGCTGGAAAACGGCAGGAAGGTGTTCAAAGAGGGTCTGCTGGAGAAGAGGAGCGATGgtctgctgcagctgtggaAGAAGAAGCACTGCGTCCTGACCGAGGACGGCGTGCTACTGCTGCCGCCCAAGCAGCACGACCACCCGCAGCACCACCCGTCGCACCACGGCGGCGGGGACACGGGCAAAGTCAAGGAGCTGCACTTCGCCAACATGAAGACGGTGGACTGCGTGGAGAGAAAGGGCAAGTACGTCTACTTCACGGTGGTCATGACGGAGGGGAAGGAGATCGACTTCAGGTGTCCGCAGGACGAGGGCTGGAACGCGGAGATCACCTTGCAGATGGTCCAGTACAAGAACCGACAGGCGATCCTGGCCGTCAAGTCCACCCggcagaagcagcagctgctCGTCGTGCAGATGCCCGGCCAGAAGATGATCCGCAGCTCTCCAAACGTTGCGTGA